One Candidatus Zixiibacteriota bacterium genomic window carries:
- a CDS encoding ECF transporter S component — MSPTTARTRFVAHSALYLALAVLLPIGFHALGVAGRIFLPMHFPILLAGFLAGPAAGVVVGLLAPGLSHLLTGMPPTYAVPLMSLELPMYGLAAGIAYRRLHLNIYIALVAAMIVGRLMFGLGLLVLGLFMNLPYNAAQFFSAGGAIVTGLPGMAVQILLIPLIVAAVRRERTRPAPGEAAAAPDKP; from the coding sequence GTGTCACCAACTACCGCCAGGACCCGATTCGTGGCGCACTCGGCGCTCTACCTTGCGCTGGCGGTGCTTTTGCCGATCGGGTTCCACGCGCTGGGGGTGGCCGGGCGGATTTTCCTGCCGATGCACTTTCCCATTCTGCTGGCCGGGTTTCTGGCCGGGCCGGCGGCCGGCGTGGTGGTGGGGCTGCTGGCGCCGGGGTTGTCGCACCTGCTCACCGGCATGCCGCCGACCTACGCGGTGCCGCTCATGTCGCTGGAACTGCCCATGTACGGTCTGGCGGCGGGGATTGCCTACCGCCGGCTTCACCTGAATATCTACATCGCGCTCGTTGCGGCGATGATCGTGGGGCGGCTGATGTTCGGGCTGGGGTTGCTCGTGCTCGGTCTGTTCATGAATCTCCCCTACAACGCGGCCCAGTTCTTCTCCGCCGGCGGGGCGATCGTCACGGGTCTGCCGGGGATGGCCGTCCAGATACTGCTGATTCCGCTGATCGTGGCCGCGGTGCGGCGGGAGCGCACCCGCCCGGCGCCCGGAGAAGCCGCGGCCGCGCCGGACAAGCCGTAG
- a CDS encoding AAA family ATPase has translation MSEPVRIVITGAPASGKTKFFERLRGHPSLSDFLFFEELARRLLVEDAGYRERPADFHREIYRRQRAREDAAPRRSFITDRGTADAFAFHPETAAEVGTTPAAEYRRYTGVIQLGTAAALGPEYYQADEVRIEPIAAVLALERQIRSVWERHPGYQFVPARESVDEKYAVFVEIVCRLAGKTPV, from the coding sequence ATGTCCGAACCAGTGCGGATCGTCATCACCGGGGCGCCGGCCTCCGGCAAGACCAAGTTTTTCGAGCGGCTGCGCGGGCACCCCTCGCTGAGCGATTTCCTCTTTTTCGAGGAGCTCGCCCGGCGACTGCTGGTCGAGGATGCCGGCTACCGCGAACGCCCGGCCGATTTCCACCGCGAGATCTATCGCCGCCAGCGGGCCCGCGAGGACGCCGCGCCGAGACGGTCGTTCATCACCGACCGCGGCACGGCCGACGCCTTCGCCTTCCACCCGGAGACGGCTGCGGAGGTCGGCACGACGCCGGCCGCCGAGTACCGGCGGTACACCGGGGTCATCCAGCTCGGCACGGCCGCCGCGCTGGGGCCGGAGTACTACCAGGCGGACGAAGTCCGCATCGAGCCGATCGCGGCGGTGCTGGCTCTCGAGCGGCAGATCCGGTCGGTCTGGGAGCGGCACCCGGGTTACCAATTTGTCCCGGCGCGGGAATCGGTGGACGAAAAATACGCGGTTTTCGTGGAGATCGTGTGCCGGCTGGCCGGAAAAACACCGGTTTAA
- a CDS encoding methyltransferase domain-containing protein, producing MSHDKHQEFFDRLAAEWDLMFTAVDLEFLQHIVDQLDIRQGWDILDLGCGTGVLFDMLRRRVGETGSVTGVDFSFQMAQRANLNFPFPNVAVVDADAQMLPFRDSAFDMAVAFSAFPHFSDQQKALLETHRVLKPRARFYIIHLESSRDLNQLHQRIGGAVASDLIPPGERLREMFSTSKFVEVTIEDHPGLYLATAMNLK from the coding sequence ATGTCGCACGATAAGCATCAGGAATTCTTCGACCGGCTGGCGGCGGAATGGGACCTCATGTTCACCGCGGTGGATCTTGAGTTCCTCCAGCATATTGTTGACCAGCTTGATATTAGGCAGGGCTGGGACATCCTGGATCTCGGTTGCGGCACCGGAGTATTGTTCGACATGCTGCGGCGTCGGGTGGGCGAGACCGGATCTGTCACAGGGGTGGATTTTTCGTTTCAGATGGCTCAGCGGGCGAACCTTAATTTCCCCTTTCCCAATGTCGCGGTGGTTGATGCCGACGCGCAGATGCTGCCGTTTCGGGACAGTGCCTTCGACATGGCCGTCGCGTTTTCGGCCTTTCCGCATTTCTCCGACCAGCAGAAAGCGCTCCTGGAGACCCATCGGGTGCTCAAGCCGAGAGCCCGTTTCTACATTATTCACCTGGAGTCCTCCCGGGATTTGAACCAGCTCCACCAGCGGATCGGCGGGGCGGTGGCGTCCGACCTGATTCCGCCGGGGGAGCGGTTGCGGGAGATGTTCAGCACGAGCAAGTTTGTCGAGGTGACCATCGAGGACCATCCGGGCCTGTACCTCGCGACGGCGATGAATCTGAAGTAG
- a CDS encoding aminopeptidase P family protein has translation MDIEAIQTYLGNHELDGWLLADFHGRNTIAIEMLGLKGMITRRSFYFIPAIGEPTALVHAIEQDRFAALPGRKIVFSGYKALEKELARVLSSVSRVAMEYAPKGRLPYIGLVDAGTVELVRDLGIEVLSSANLVAHFQAALGVEQIATHRMAARNLLEIKEKTLAHIRASLAEGTPLTEYDVVQFMLRQFRAYDMTTDSSPICAVHANAGNPHYEPTPEHCAPVRKGQLILLDLWAKLNREDGVYGDITWMAFAGTAAEIPQTYRDMFAVLAEARDAAVDYVRRNIETKPVRGADVDDVCRGVIDKAGYGQYFTHRTGHSITSSEHGPGPNIDNLETEDSRKLRKGHLFSIEPGIYTDACGLRTEIDVLIGHEGAEVTTLPLQKEIIPLFS, from the coding sequence ATGGACATCGAGGCTATTCAAACCTACCTCGGCAACCACGAACTCGATGGATGGCTCCTGGCCGACTTCCACGGCCGCAACACCATCGCGATTGAGATGCTCGGCCTGAAGGGGATGATTACGCGCCGCTCCTTCTACTTCATCCCCGCCATCGGAGAACCGACGGCGCTCGTCCACGCCATCGAACAGGATCGCTTCGCCGCCCTCCCCGGCCGCAAGATCGTCTTCTCCGGCTACAAGGCGCTGGAGAAAGAACTCGCCCGCGTGCTCTCCAGCGTCTCCCGGGTCGCCATGGAGTATGCTCCCAAAGGGCGGCTGCCGTATATCGGCCTGGTCGACGCCGGTACCGTCGAATTGGTGCGCGACCTGGGGATCGAGGTGCTCTCGTCGGCCAACCTGGTGGCCCATTTCCAGGCCGCCCTCGGCGTCGAGCAGATCGCCACCCACCGCATGGCCGCCCGCAACCTGCTGGAGATCAAGGAAAAGACGCTCGCTCACATCCGCGCGAGCCTGGCCGAGGGAACGCCCCTGACCGAATACGACGTCGTCCAGTTCATGCTCCGGCAGTTCCGCGCCTATGATATGACCACCGACAGCTCCCCGATTTGCGCCGTCCACGCCAACGCGGGCAACCCCCACTACGAGCCGACCCCGGAGCACTGCGCCCCCGTCCGGAAAGGACAGCTGATCCTCCTTGATCTCTGGGCGAAGTTGAACCGGGAGGATGGCGTGTACGGCGACATCACCTGGATGGCCTTTGCGGGAACGGCCGCCGAGATTCCGCAGACCTACCGCGACATGTTCGCGGTGCTGGCGGAGGCCCGGGACGCCGCCGTCGACTACGTTCGGCGCAACATCGAAACCAAGCCGGTCCGCGGCGCGGATGTCGACGATGTCTGCCGGGGGGTCATCGACAAGGCCGGCTACGGCCAGTATTTCACCCACCGCACCGGCCACTCGATCACCTCGTCCGAGCACGGCCCGGGACCGAATATCGACAATCTCGAAACCGAGGACAGCCGCAAGCTCCGCAAGGGACACCTCTTCTCGATCGAGCCGGGAATCTACACCGACGCCTGCGGCCTGCGCACCGAAATCGATGTACTCATCGGCCATGAGGGAGCCGAGGTCACGACGCTGCCGCTGCAGAAGGAGATTATCCCTCTGTTTTCGTAG
- the uvrA gene encoding excinuclease ABC subunit UvrA, whose protein sequence is MATSVKPDNRTRINNKARNKRNQEYLHVKGAREHNLQNIDVKIPRNTLTVITGLSGSGKSSLAFDTIYAEGQRRYVESLSAYARQFLGLMEKPDVDFIEGLSPAISIEQRSAAKNPRSTVGTVTEIYDYLRLLFARVGVPHCVSCGQPISQQTVEQIVDSVLGFEEGTRLMVLAPLVRGKKGEHKDVIDEARGEGFVRLRINGEIVESEADISLDKNKKHTIEAVVDRLVVKESSRTRLADSVETALKVGQGTVLINIKGQDLLYSEQFACLNCNISYEEPTPRLFSFNSPFGACPVCDGLGQKMEIDPRLVIPDPSLSISDGAIRPWGGHDLANWYRYMLKGLARHFDFKLSTPFQKLPEKVRKVVLYGSGREEIEFSYEHMTGRGHGGGIYRAPFEGVIPHLERRYRQTESNNVRMWIENFMSVSDCPACRGARLKPEALAVILDRETIDSITSMSIKQAAAFFRRITLTKRQETIARQILKEIRERLQFLCDVGLDYLTLNRAAQTLSGGEAQRIRLATQIGSRLVGVLYILDEPSIGLHQRDNRKLLATLTELRDIGNTVLVVEHDRETIEAADHIIDLGPRAGIHGGQVVAQGTLRDITRSRESLTGQYLKGERKIEIPGQRRRPNGKTIALTGCRGNNLKAADVEFPLGLFIAVTGVSGSGKSTLVNETLYPILARHFFGSRRPPLPYGAIAGLEHIDKVIDIDQSPIGRTPRSNPATYTGVFTHIRDLFAAIPESKARGYQPGRFSFNVKGGRCEACEGDGIIKIEMHFLPDVYVPCEVCKGKRYNRETLEIAWKGRNIAEILDMTVDEALAFFENIPRIKNKLLTLREVGLGYIHLGQQATTLSGGEAQRVKLAAELSKVATGRTLYILDEPTTGLHFEDIRMLLGVLNELVDRGNTVIVIEHNLDVIKTADWIIDIGPEGGDEGGRIISVGPPEVVARDKHSYTGVFLNAVLNGKAL, encoded by the coding sequence ATGGCGACCAGCGTGAAACCCGACAACCGCACCCGGATCAACAACAAGGCCCGTAACAAGCGCAACCAGGAATACCTGCATGTCAAAGGGGCGCGCGAACATAACCTCCAGAATATCGACGTCAAAATCCCCCGCAACACCCTGACCGTCATTACCGGGCTCTCCGGATCCGGCAAATCCTCCCTCGCCTTCGACACCATCTACGCCGAGGGGCAGCGGCGCTATGTCGAGTCCCTCTCCGCCTACGCCCGCCAGTTCCTCGGCCTGATGGAGAAGCCGGACGTCGATTTCATCGAGGGACTCTCCCCGGCCATTTCGATCGAACAGCGCAGCGCGGCCAAGAACCCCCGCTCCACCGTCGGCACCGTCACCGAAATCTACGACTACCTCCGTCTGCTCTTCGCGCGCGTCGGCGTTCCCCACTGCGTCTCCTGCGGCCAGCCGATTTCGCAGCAGACGGTCGAGCAAATCGTCGACAGCGTCCTCGGTTTCGAGGAGGGGACGCGCCTGATGGTGCTCGCGCCGCTGGTCCGCGGCAAGAAGGGGGAGCACAAGGACGTGATCGACGAGGCCCGGGGCGAGGGTTTTGTCCGCCTGCGCATCAACGGCGAGATCGTCGAATCCGAGGCCGACATCAGCCTGGACAAAAACAAGAAGCATACGATCGAGGCGGTGGTCGACCGCCTGGTCGTGAAAGAAAGCTCGCGCACCCGGTTGGCCGATTCGGTGGAGACGGCCCTCAAGGTGGGGCAGGGAACCGTCCTCATCAACATCAAGGGACAGGACCTCCTCTATTCCGAGCAGTTCGCCTGCCTCAACTGCAACATCAGCTACGAGGAGCCCACCCCCCGGCTGTTCTCGTTCAATTCCCCGTTCGGCGCCTGCCCGGTGTGCGACGGTCTGGGGCAGAAGATGGAGATCGACCCGCGGTTGGTGATCCCCGACCCTTCGCTTTCGATTTCCGACGGCGCGATCCGCCCCTGGGGCGGGCACGATCTCGCCAACTGGTACCGCTACATGCTCAAGGGGCTCGCCCGCCACTTCGATTTCAAACTCTCCACCCCGTTCCAGAAGCTGCCCGAGAAAGTCCGGAAAGTGGTGCTCTACGGCTCCGGGCGCGAGGAAATCGAATTCTCGTACGAGCACATGACGGGCCGCGGGCACGGCGGCGGCATCTACCGGGCGCCCTTCGAAGGCGTCATTCCGCACCTCGAACGCCGCTACCGCCAGACCGAATCGAACAACGTCCGGATGTGGATCGAGAATTTCATGTCGGTGAGCGACTGCCCGGCCTGCCGCGGCGCCCGCCTCAAGCCGGAGGCGCTCGCCGTCATCCTCGACCGCGAGACGATCGACAGCATCACGTCCATGTCGATCAAGCAGGCGGCCGCCTTCTTCCGCCGCATCACCCTGACCAAGCGCCAGGAGACGATCGCCCGCCAGATCCTCAAAGAGATCCGCGAGCGGCTCCAGTTCCTGTGCGACGTGGGCCTCGATTACCTGACTTTGAACCGGGCGGCCCAGACGCTCTCGGGCGGCGAGGCCCAGCGCATCCGGCTCGCCACCCAGATCGGCTCGCGCCTGGTCGGCGTGCTCTACATCCTCGACGAGCCCTCGATCGGCCTGCACCAGCGCGACAACCGCAAACTCCTCGCCACCCTGACCGAGCTGCGCGACATCGGCAACACCGTCCTGGTGGTCGAGCACGACCGCGAGACCATCGAGGCCGCCGACCACATCATCGACCTCGGCCCCCGCGCCGGCATTCACGGCGGGCAGGTGGTCGCCCAGGGTACCCTCCGCGACATCACGCGGTCGCGCGAGTCGCTCACCGGCCAGTACCTCAAGGGAGAACGGAAGATTGAAATCCCCGGCCAGCGCCGCCGCCCCAACGGGAAAACCATCGCCCTCACCGGCTGCCGCGGCAACAACCTGAAAGCGGCCGACGTCGAGTTCCCCCTCGGCCTCTTCATCGCCGTCACCGGCGTCTCCGGCTCCGGCAAATCAACCCTGGTGAACGAGACGCTCTACCCGATCCTCGCCCGGCACTTTTTCGGCTCTCGGCGCCCGCCCCTGCCGTACGGCGCCATCGCCGGGCTCGAACACATCGATAAAGTCATCGACATCGACCAGTCCCCGATCGGCCGCACCCCCCGCTCCAACCCGGCCACCTACACCGGCGTGTTCACCCACATCCGCGACCTCTTCGCCGCCATCCCCGAGTCCAAGGCCCGCGGGTATCAGCCCGGACGGTTCTCGTTCAACGTCAAGGGGGGCCGGTGCGAGGCCTGCGAGGGGGACGGCATCATCAAGATCGAAATGCACTTCCTCCCCGACGTCTACGTCCCCTGCGAGGTCTGCAAGGGAAAGCGGTACAACCGCGAGACGCTCGAAATCGCCTGGAAAGGGCGCAACATCGCCGAGATCCTCGACATGACCGTCGACGAGGCCCTCGCCTTCTTCGAAAATATCCCCCGCATCAAGAACAAGCTCCTCACGCTCCGCGAGGTCGGCCTCGGCTACATCCACCTCGGCCAGCAGGCGACCACTCTCTCCGGCGGCGAAGCCCAGCGGGTCAAACTGGCCGCCGAACTGTCCAAGGTCGCCACCGGCCGCACCCTCTACATCCTCGACGAACCCACCACCGGGCTCCACTTCGAGGACATCCGCATGCTCCTGGGCGTCCTCAACGAGCTGGTCGACCGCGGCAACACGGTGATCGTGATCGAGCACAACCTCGACGTCATCAAGACGGCCGACTGGATCATCGACATCGGACCGGAGGGGGGCGACGAGGGCGGACGGATCATCAGCGTCGGCCCCCCCGAGGTCGTCGCCCGCGACAAGCACTCCTATACCGGCGTCTTCCTCAACGCCGTCCTGAACGGGAAAGCGCTGTAA
- a CDS encoding NUDIX hydrolase, whose product MYVTPAMVEAMAARYGRPGETAFTFPVSAREHAFIRSSQRFQREHDATMYIVKDGRIVVIAKHHYPPGLYRAPSGGLHPGESFEEGIAREAMEETGAALALERFLLISRVTFTHTDGDIPWRSYVFQARFESGDFRFTDTREIREVRLAQPAEFETFGRIMRSLEVGGLHYRAALHEAVAPLLIL is encoded by the coding sequence ATGTACGTCACCCCCGCGATGGTCGAGGCCATGGCCGCCCGCTACGGGCGGCCCGGCGAAACCGCGTTCACCTTTCCCGTGTCCGCCCGCGAGCACGCCTTCATCCGCTCCTCCCAGCGGTTCCAGCGCGAGCACGATGCGACGATGTACATCGTCAAAGACGGGCGGATCGTGGTGATCGCCAAACACCACTACCCGCCCGGTTTGTACCGCGCCCCCTCCGGCGGCCTGCACCCCGGCGAGTCGTTCGAAGAGGGGATCGCCCGCGAGGCGATGGAGGAGACCGGCGCGGCTCTCGCGCTGGAACGCTTCCTCCTCATATCGCGCGTCACCTTCACCCACACCGATGGCGACATTCCCTGGCGGTCGTACGTGTTCCAGGCCCGCTTCGAAAGCGGCGATTTCCGGTTCACCGACACCCGCGAAATTCGGGAGGTCCGCCTGGCGCAACCGGCGGAATTTGAAACCTTCGGCCGCATCATGCGCTCGCTGGAGGTCGGTGGCCTGCACTACCGGGCGGCCCTGCACGAGGCGGTCGCCCCGCTGCTCATTCTCTGA